The Hemiscyllium ocellatum isolate sHemOce1 chromosome 39, sHemOce1.pat.X.cur, whole genome shotgun sequence genome contains a region encoding:
- the zgc:158785 gene encoding E3 ubiquitin-protein ligase MARCHF3 codes for SINLLTENVQKPQYVMEGSGSDGHLLSSVVTANSTPSDIPICRICHEPSDKENLLSPCECAGTLGTVHRSCLEQWLAASCSNHCEVCHFEFALERMPRPLTEWLKDPALQQKRRMLCGDIICFLFITPLAILSGWLCVQGTVDHFYFSSSVEAIGLLILSAVLITIYLLWTTASFRYHIRLLKEWRRTNQNVKLLIPKSQVLLGKKTHLLAQNTSIIVSKETIV; via the exons TCTATCAACCTGCTGACAGAGAATGTACAGAAGCCACAATATGTGATGGAGGGTTCAGGCAGTGATGGACATCTGCTGTCATCAGTGGTCACAGCTAACAGTACTCCTAG TGATATTCCAATCTGTAGAATTTGCCATGAACCGAGTGATAAAGAGAACCTTCTCTCACCATGCGAGTGTGCTGGGACTCTGGGGACAGTTCATCGCAGTTGTCTGGAGCAATGGCTTGCAGCTTCCTGTTCCAATCACTGTGAAGTATGTCACTTTGAATTTGCTTTGGAGAGAATGCCAAGGCCCCTGACTGAG TGGCTAAAGGATCCTGCTCTACAACAAAAGAGGAGAATGCTGTGTGGAGACATcatctgttttcttttcattacGCCATTGGCCATTTTGTCTGGCTGGCTGTGTGTTCAAGGAACCGTTGACCATTTTTACTTCAGTAGTAGCGTGGAAGCCATTGGTCTGCTTATCCTTTCAGCTGTTCTAATTACAATCTACCTACTTTGGACCACG GCTTCTTTTCGATATCACATTCGACTGCTCAAAGAATGGAGACGGACCAACCAGAATGTGAAACTGCTCATTCCAAAATCACAAGTGTTACTAGGCAAAAAAACCCATCTCCTAGCTCAAAACACGAGCATAATTGTTTCTAAAGAGACTATTGTCTAA